The stretch of DNA GGGCAGGCGAGCGCGTATTGGCGGCATGGAAGTTACACGCACCGACGTAGCGGCCTCACGAGAACGGACCCCCGTTCTCCCTACCCTCGAGTCGGCTTTCGAGCCGACCGTCCGCTTGCACCCCGCTCTTCTCCGGGGGCCCTGAGTCCCGGAGCACGCTCAGTGTCCGCTCGGCCTCAGCACGCCCGAGTAGGAAGGACGGGACGCCGCTTCTAGAAGCTGTTCGATGACTACGCGCCGGTTGGTCCTTCGTCCTGCGCCGCCAATTAAGTGTGCTGCCCTGTGAGCCTCTTGCTCCCGACCTGGCCCCTATTTCGGGCCCGACGACTTCTCGTGCGGTTCTTTATCTCGCCAAACGGCTCGACCGGTTGTCGTTGCTTCGCTCTTCGATTATCGTCGACGTCCTCGCTGGCTCCTGTGACCTGTGATTGACAGTGGATGGGAAACTGGTTCCCAGGATATGGGCCCGTCATCCTTCGCGCATCCTGTCTCTGGATCATTCCGAGAAGCGAGTGACGCACGGACGTCGCGTGTCAAGGATTCGACGTGGATCGAATACGCATCGGCCCTGAAGAACGACACCGAGAATTGACGCGGAGGATCTGGACTCGTTCTCGATTCTAGAAGCTCGAGGCCAACTTCGAGAGGCCCGATCGCGATCGATGGATCCCTGGTTCTGAGCCGCGTGGAACGTTATCGGTTCGCCTGGTTCCCTTTGTACCTTCGGCTACGTGCCGCGTATTAAAACGTTAATCCCCGGCTGTACTACCGGTTATACGTACAGATtgcctctctccctctccccgCTGTCTCTCCTCGCGCTCTGCATCGTCCTCTTCCTCCTCGGCCACCTTTCTCTCTCGAGCCTCTTCTCTCTGTTGTCTCTGTCTTCTGCTGCTTTCTTCCTTCCCCTCGAGGTACCCTTCTCTTCTGCTCCTTCGCCACGTTAGGTCTCTCGGTCGTCCTTCCctcctcttcttccttttttcCAAGCTTTCGGTACGTTTCTGCTGCTCCTTGCTTGCCTTTCTTCCTGTCCACTTTTGCTCGACTTACCTTCTTACTTTCCACCTTGGCTTTCTTCTTTTCATTCGGTGGGTGACTGCTGTTCCTTGGGTTGGAGACCCGAGGAGTTATTTATTATTGATGGAAAGGACACTGAATAAGTTAGAAGATTAGTTGTCCAGCTAGTTTCTTAGGGACTAAAGTCTTCATCTATCATCTCTTCCCTAGagctacccattcttcaatagtcaTATACGTTGAACACAATTTCTCTTCAGCCATTCTCTCCTGTAGCTTCTTTTTTTGAAGATACTCCACTATTCCTCTTCATTTACGGCTTGTCTCTTCTCTTCATCCTCTCTTCTTAAACCTACCTTTCCCTTCTCTTACTAAAACTCCTTCTCTTCAGTTACCATCTCTTCCCCAAAGCTGTCCCTCCAattcccacattcttcaatctcccatCTCTTCGCCAATTTCGCCTTCCTTCAATTCCCATATTCTTCAATCTCCCATCTCTTCACCAACTCCCTCCTCCAGCTTCTTTTCCTAAGCCTCCTCTTCCCTCAACCTTAGCCTTCTCTTTTCTTTCCCTATCTCTATCGCCGATCTCCCGAAGCGCGTGCCGATCTCAGCGACAGAGGAGAAGATGCCGCGCGATCGATCGTACAGCAGTAGCCGCGCGAGCCAGCTCTCTGCCCTCGCGGCAGCCCGCTCGAAAAGGGCCCAGCGACGCGTCCCGTGTCCCTGATCAGGCGGCGGTACGATGACGGCTTCGTCCAGGCGGCTCGAAGTCGGCGCGAACCCGCGGAGTTACCGGTCGCCGAGTCGCGAGGGGGACCAACCGACAGGGCCCACGATCTTATCTGCGACGGGCTGATCGAGGGGGCGAAGGACGCCACTATCGGCGGGATCGGCCGAGGCGGAGGCTTAATGTGTCGAGATTAAGCGCGAAACCTGGGAAAGAAGGACGGGATAAAGGGACGTCGGAATAAAGAGACGAATGGCGAGATGAGGAGATGAGGAGACAGTGAACGTCGATGCTCCCGAATGGCTACCGACTGACTCAGTGCTAGCCAAGTGTGACGAGTTTCTCCTCTGGTATTTCGAAGATTATTGAAGTGTGCTTCATACCTGGAGATCTGGAGcctataggatcgaggattttgtgTTCGAGAGTTCTTCGGACAAGGGCTGTGGAGTAACGTTAGACCTTGGAAACGCGTGGTAACGTGAGAGTTCGGGGTTTGTGGAAGTTGAGCAAGTGCAAGGTGGTTCCCGAAGTACTGGGTCTTTGGAGCAGGTGGTTGGTGGAGTGATAGACAGCTGCAGAGGCCACTTATGTGATCGTTCGTAGTGGAACAGTGTTATTAAAGAAGATTAAGTTCCAGTTGTGTGGGTTCTGACTCTCGTTCGGTTTTTGGAAAATATTCTACCTGAACAGAAGCAACAGAATATTCTTAAAGAATTCCCACTTCCACTTGAAGCAAGTGGGACCTCGCCAAACCCCAAAGTGATGTCCTCAAGTGTCCCCTGATCCCCCAGTTTCAAGCAACCCTCATCAATCGAATGCCATCTCCACCAAGCCTTCCACAATGTCAAGCCTAGCAAGACGAAGGAAGACCTCAGTCCTAGGGTCCAAGCGCTGGTGGCAAGGCGGCTGCTGGGCCACCAGAAGCCATCAAGAGGCCTACCTCCGCAAGCTCTACGCAAGGAAAAACGAGCAGACAACCAGGATCGACGACGATCCAAGCAGTCGTCGAGACCTAGCCGCTCCCTGGACACCGAGCGCAGTCTACGAGCTGCCAACAGTCGACGAACACTATTTGGACGCGTTTTTGAGAAGTCGTGAGGATGGGAACGAGGATGACGACGTCGTTGGCGTCGTCGTCGGGTGCCCAGCGTTGAGCACCAGGGCCAGCCCGACGGAGAAGTGCGTGGAGTATCTGAACGGCGCCCACGATGCAGCTGCAGCGGCCTTCGAAAACGACCGCAGGCTGGTGGAGCCGGAATGCAACCGCGTCGCCGAGTGCAGCTCCCTGCATTCGGGTTACGATGTCGCCGCCGCCTCTCCAGAGTGAGTTTGCTGCTCTCGTTTCGCGAGCTGATCGACAGGCCGAGGGAAAGTTTTTCAGAGGAATTTGGGAGGGACCTTGTTCCTTGTCTTTCGAGCTGCTTTTGGAGCAGTGGGTCTTTTGGGGTGAGGTGTTGGTGGGTTATGGAGTGGAAAATTTGAGAAAACTGTTTTTCTTTTGAGGTGAGAGAGGGATTGGTCTTCCATTTTAAGTGGGAGGATTGTTTATGCGTTTGAAGAATTTGATATTAATTTCTAAGTATTGGCAACAGGCTCGAGAAAATTTTTGTTAGAAGAGACTCCATTTTGCCCCTAGAAGTGCAGCTACTTAATAGAGTGTTAATATTGAAGCTCCTCATTGCGTATGCAAATGATGTTTCACGTCTCCTTCACTACACTGGCCTGTTTCTTACTGCAGGAAGCAACAAGGTTCTCAGCATCAAATGGACTGTCTCCATCGAATCGCTAGTTTGCCACTTCTCGAGGCGTACTATGCCACTCGCGCGTAATAGAATCAATCAACTGGGAACTAAATTTGCAGTGTCTTATGGTAATGAGGCTCGTCCGCTCGCACATATGACTATAAATTACTTTTCAAACCAGTGCGCTGGTTAAATCCTCGTCCTGTCTGTTCAAGCATCGAAATTGTAGGGGTTGAAAAGTAAACTGATACTTTGCCACCACTTCTCTGTGTAATCGTGCTTGACCACCAATGCGAGCTCATCATCTCTAGAGATAAAACTCGCTGCGTCCGATCGTCTAATGACAGGCTATTGTCTAAATTGTGACGCGCTGATGGCAGTTTCAATATCGATTTTGTTGATTTCCTCGATCTCGAGGCAAACCCGATGTTGTTTCGTTCCTGCATAATCTTAGAACATTGAAGGATCTATGGCTATTATTGAAGGAAGACAGCGGATAACTAAGTAGACGTATACATTCGAATAAGTTTGGTTTTACGCCTGTGTGATAGTTTATAGTTTATAGGTTTCTCTGCTGCCTATGAAATTAAGAATGCTAATGAATTTGCTGGATTTATTGCTTCCCGTGAATATGGAATTCCTGCGTTCCTTCCTGGAACCAGACTGGGCATTAACATGCTGTGCACACTGCGCCGAGCACGAATTCTGTGTTGCAATGTGCTCGGTGTGTGTCGAAGCAATTATGAGCGTCTGATGTGAAGAATATTTAGTGTTGTGTCTGGATTGGAGATAAGAATAATCTGAGAGCTAATAGTTTACTAAAAGATCGGAGAAGATTTTTGGGAGATGATTTTAAGAATGTAGAATTCTAAAAGAAGTCAATTTTTAGGACTTGATTAACATTTTAATTCGAAATCATAAAATTAGTATATTTATGGGGTATAAGGGAATTATAATTCACgccataaataaaactgttcacCTTCAAAGCAAGACCAGAATAATTAATTATCTGTTCCATCGTCAGAGCAGTGTTATGTCATGGCACTTAAATTTATATTACCCGCGATTTTCTATATCGTAGTACATACTGTCTTAAGCGGGAGTTCTATTGAGATTTAATACTCTAAAAATAAAATGATGAAACGTGGCTGTTTAGTTTTTTCTCATGTTAAATTTAACACTAAATTATAGCATATCAAGTACTGATTCACGCTTAATTAGCCCCCTCAGTGCTTGCAACGTCCGCGATAGACACTTCCGTTTCTTCAGCGCTGATTATACGTATGACTAAAGATAACTGTTTCATTTCGTGTTAGTACATCATGCTGTATCACGCAATGGATTTATTAACTCAAATACTGTACTTTAAAGAAAAGGTGTAATGATAACGCAACTTCTCAATAATATGTAGATACCTATGAATACTCCAGCTATAGTTACCCCATAAATTTAAGACACAAGTCCCTGAACTTCTAAACTCTTTTCTTCAACATACTCTATGTACACTACCATGCATAAATATTTGGACACTCAGACATTATTGAAACTGCATGAAACACCTACACTTTATTACTGATATTAACTGATACTAAATGTCATTCTCATTAGTATCTGTAAATCTTATATTATCGTCTGAGATGATATTTGTAGCCAAAACTATACTATAGAATTCTACTTACTATATTTTGCATATCTCAATACATGTAAAAGCGTCCAAATACTCGTGCACAGTACATCTTCCTTTTTACAATTCGCCACCTCCCAACCAAATTCCTCGGCCCTTCGACTCCACCCTTCTTCCCACCCCCAAATAATCTCCAGTAAAAGCAAGCAACAAACTTAACCACTTTCAATTAAGGTTCTAACGAGGCCCCATAATTCTCGTTTCAGGAAAGTGTGCAGAAGCTGCAGGTGTCCCAGGGAGGAGCATCAGCGGACCTCGACGGAGGCGGGCGGTCCCTCGGGACTCGGCCTCGGTCCTGGCCCGccgatggccatggccatggctttcCAGAGCGGGGCCGCTGGTTCTTCTCACCAGGAACCATTCAAGAGTCCCGTGCAGGCGGCGCCGCCAGCTCTGGCGCTTCAGGAGGCCCTGATGCATCATCAGAGGCACTCGCAGAGCGACGATGACAGCGGATGCGCGCTCGAGGAGTACACGTGGGTGCCGCCTGGTCTCAGGCCAGATCAAGTAAGAGAACAAGAACCGCGCCGTGATTCGAATACTTGATTGCCCCTGCCGACAACATCCCCCCTACCTCTTGGGCGACTGGTTCCTTGGGTATATATTGGGTCACGACCTGGCAGTGTCCTTGTTTCGGTTTGGCCGAGACTGATGGAGGGCTCGTTTTAAGGAGGGATCTAGGGGCCTAGAGATCTAGGGACATAGGGATAATAAGGATAGTGGTCTTTCCTATGGGATTTTTGGCTCAGTTAGAGTTCTATTTAGTTATTCGTTTGTTAATTTAGTAAATGGGATAAAGTACCCTGGTGTAGGAAAAGAATTGGTATCGCTGAAGATCGAGGCGTGTTACGAAACTTTTCGAGTCTCTTAGGACCCGCCGACTCCGAAGTGGGCGCGCCCTGATACGCTATGCGCCATACACGGTGACTCTAGATTTGCATAAAGGTTTGCTTTCTCTCCGTCGCGGGGATTTATCGAGACAGTTATATGGATGGATACCTTGGCCTCAGAATCTTGAAGAATTTCGCGAATTTTTGCTTGTTTCTGTTCTGCGTATGgattaccggagcgacacgattgcAGCGAAACGTATACGATCGCGCTTCGAACTTCCCCAAGGAGTGCTTTGCACATTGTATTACTTACTGATGCAGTCGCGGTGAAAACGAAGCACATGTTCGAGCCGAGTATTACACATTTCTTTCTCGTCGCGGTGAGCGAGAGCGTGGAACGCGATTTGGGTTAAACAGCGATCCCGTAAGCGAAATAAGACCATACAGTCTCGTTCAGTCCGAGGGAGGTGGCCGTGTCACGTGTACCGTGTAACTGTAAGCATTTCAACCCTGAATTATTCATGAACGATGAATATCGACCGTGTCACGCTGACGATAAATAAAACTTCATTGTATTCGGCTTGATTTTAAAGGAGGATGCGCCGTATGGTCGCCGACAGCTCTGTCGTCTTACTGAATGGTACAAATACGCGCACAGTAAGCACTTGGAACGAATCTTAAATCCAATCTTGTAATCCGAAGAGATTTGCCAGCTTAGCGAATCATCCGTGTCTAAAATCCCATATCTCTGAATCTGATCCTCTTCGCGAGGCCAATAATTAGCTCTGGTACACACCGCCATATCAAGCTACCTACTTGCTGCTCTTTATCTGATCCCTTGTCACGGGAATCATCGAGActctttatacagggtgtctctatACTTTCTCTATAGGATATCCCTATAGGGTGTTCCTATACTCTCTACCAGAGTTGCCATAGTAATTCCCTTTATTAGTAGTAATATCTCTGGTAACCTTGTAGAATGTCCCTATAACCTCTAAGTATAGTTGACTTTTGCTTTTGATGGAGTGTCTTAGGGACCACCTATACATGTAGGGACAGTCTGTACATATAGAAACAACTTTTGCTTTTGATAAGGACTCCTGAGGACCACCTATATAGAAACACCCTATACAAAGTCAACGTTTGCTATAGCTAAAGCCTCTAGTTCACGAATCACAAAAATCCTCACCATTGGAACCCCTCCTGTCCCCTGAAACAGCCTGTAGCCCACCAAAGAACTCCCATCTCCCTAAACTAACTTTTCCACCCCTGAATCTCCAAAACTAGCTCTAAAAAGATCGCCAATATGTAGATCGCCAATCTGAATCGCGTCCCCCTGGCTTTACCGACCTCGGCCCACAGGAAGAGAAAGAGGGACGGGGTCCAAAGCGAGCAAAGAGACCCAATCGGGCAGGGCCGAGCCGATCCAAGCTCGCCGAGGCACAGGCAGAGGCACATCGCTTGGTGCTTCCACGCGATCGCTCTTCTTAATTACAATCCCTGGTTGTACACGCTGTCGCAGGTACACCTGTACTTCAGCGCGCTACCGGAAGACAAGATCCCATACGCGGGCAGCGCGGGCGAGCGGGAGCGGGTGAAGCAGCTGCTGCAACAGCTACCGCCGCACGACAACGAGGCGAGGTACTGCAGCGGGCTGAGCGAGGAGGAGAAGCGGGAGCTGAGGGTGTTCGCGGCGCAGAGGAAACGCGAGGCCCTCGGACGGGGCCACGCGAGCCAGCTGGAGAGGCCCCACGGGGCAGGATGCCGCGAGTGCAGCAGGCCCATCGCGGCGGGCGAGATGGCGGTCGCCGCGAGCCGAGCGGGCCCGTCCGCGCTCTGGCATCCGGCCTGCTTCATCTGCTGCGTCTGCAGGCAGCTACTCGTCGACCTGATCTACTTCTGGCGCGACGGCAGGCTCTACTGCGGCAGACACCACGCCGAGACGCTCAAGCCGAGGTGCTGCGCCTGCGACGAGATCATACTCGCCGACGAGTGCACCGAGGCCGAGGGTAGAGCCTGGCATATGAGGCACTTCGCTTGCCTCGAGTGCGATCGACAGGTAGCGATCAGAGGGGAACAGAGTGGGAACTTGGTTAACCCTTTCGTGACTGCTGGGGTATAGGGTGTTCAATAACAGATGACAGATCTTTTCAGAAATCATTCTACATAGCAAATTAAGACGAAGGTTAGAGGTTTTACAATTTTAGTTGTGAAAAATACACGTGTATGAAAGGGGCCAGGATCGTGTCTGACTTGGGCCTTATTCTACTTCTGTCATGAGCCAGGCCAAGTGcagcgatatcagtagaatgggTCGACAAGACAGACACTTGACAACTTTAAAACATAGCCTAGATAACAGaaagaaaataagaataaaagataGCATTCGGTCACGAAAGGGTTAACACTTCCACTACCATCTCGACTATATTAATTTACCCCCTCATGAAAGTTAGTAGAAAAGTAGCACTATAGAATGAATAGGAAAATTAAGAAGAGTCTCTTTTAAAGCTAGAATCACTAAGCATGATAGGATTTTTCGTAAATTCGTGGCACTCCAAGTGTTATTATAATGTTGTAAATCGAAGACTATTAGATATCTTCTCTTGAACATATTTCGCGGAAGCTCAGATCGCCGTCGTTTTTCGCAATAGTGAGAATTATTTACACCCAACAAACGCGTCCATGGAGAGTCGTTTCACCCCTGAACGATTTAGCTGTCAGCTTCAGAGACTATCCCCTTTATCCAATGACGGCCGTCCATGGCACCCGATTCATGCGCGATAATTCATTGCGTCTAGGTGTCGATAAATGTCATGTGCAGTCCATACGTCTCCCGTGTGCGAGCTGATCAGACAAAGCTTCTTATCGTCCCGACGAGGTCGATAATGAACGATGGAATCTGGACAGGACCTACACGTACTGGCATTGGTGTTCCAGGCCTCCAGAGACTCGCGATAATCCGGAACAACGATTACGCGTGTCTCTATTGATGTATCAATCAGTCTTTGGTAGAGATATGGGGGATTGATGCGGAGATAAAAGTGTCGGCTGCTCGGGCATGGCCTAATGAATAGGGAGCTGTTGAAATTAAATGGCTGTCGTTTTAGAACGAGTGTAGCTAGCAGAAGAACATACAGGGTTTGCCAAAAGTTAGGGTTCATTTTGTGGATAAAGAAAGGGAAATAGGAAATCTAGGGACTAGAGAAGAGGGAGATCATGATCCATCTTGAATCTTCATTTCTCTCACTCATGACACCTGATTCCATCTATAGCTAGCTTCCATAGATAGAACACTGCTTCTGAGAAGCCCTAGTACCCAGTTTCAATAAAGAAAATGAGCTCCCAAAAGAGACCCAGGACTCCCAAGGAATAGCTTAGAAAGGAATCCCTTGATCAGCGTTTCTCTCGATGTCGCCTAACTTTTGCATCCTGTTTCCAGCTCGGGGGCCAGAGGTACGTGATGAGGGAAGGCCGACCGTACTGTCTCCGCTGCTTCGACGCTTCCTTCGCAGAGTACTGCGACAGCTGCGGGGAACCGATCGGCGTGGATCAGGGGCAAATGTCGCACGAGGGTCAGCACTGGCACGCGACCGAGGCCTGCTTCTGCTGCGCCACTTGCCGCACGTCCCTCCTCGGCAGGCCGTTCCTGCCTCGAAGAGGTGCCATTTATTGCAGCATAGCGTGTAGCAAGGGTGAACCCCCGACGACGCCTAGCGACTCCTCCGCTGGCCCGCCCCCACCGACTTCTTTCCTCAGGTAAGAATCCTTTAGAAGAGAAGTTTGGAATGTGGAGAGCTCGAGTCTGAAGTCTCTGAACTCTGAAGTTCTTTGGACTCTGTGTAATCGATAGGCACTGGATAGCATTGCTGTAATGATCTTCTCTGTGAGGATTAGAAAATAGTGAAATTGCTAGATATACTGAGATCTGTAGACAAATTTTTATAGGATTGTTGATGTATTTGATAAAGGAGTAGTTTGTAGCTTTTATTTTAATGCGATCGCTTAGATTGATCTGGTTTATCTAACCACTGTTCTATTTCCAGGACTGGTCGAAGGCCTCCGCCAGCCAGCGAGGGTTCGTCGAGTCCTCCACCCCCTCCGCCGCCTCCCCCACCGCCTGGATCAAGACACACCCTAGGATCGCCGCGCAATTCCCCTCGAATGACCAGGAAGCATCATCAAACGTCTGCTTCTCTGGCTACGACACCCACGCAGAGTACTCTGACCCCTGAATTCACGGCCGAAGGGTTCCCTTCGAGCGGTTCCAGGCCGGGTGGCCTTGACCGGGTGCTTCTCGAAAGGAATCTCGAGAGACTGCTTCAAGAACGTAGTTCCCATCCCGATGAGAATCGCAGCGAATTAGGAAGGTAAATCGATTCCCTTTTTCACGGAGATTTATACACCTTCCCCAGTGGGACCTCCTGTAAATCTTCTACAAATTGAAATTGAATCTTAGGGCGGACCCTTTGAAAGCAAAGGATTGTAAAAGAAAGCAGTTTCCCTTGATCGTCCCTTGACTGTCTTTTAACCAGAAATACAGCCCACTTGGTCCTGACCTCACAACTATAATTGTCTACAATCAATCTAATAACTCTATACAAGACAAAGATATCTAGATTCAATCTCAGATCTTCCCACCAGTAATTGCACGTCCAGAATCAATCAAACCGACTACACAAAGCCTCACGAATCAATCAACTGAACGTCACGACTCTGTCTTCCAGGCTAATGCAAGCAAGGGACCGTGAGCCGCTGAGATGCGTCCAGAACTGCGCTCCATCCCACGCCTCGAGCATGCCAGAGCTGCCTCCGCCTCCTCGGCCGTCTTCTGGAGCGTCAGCGTCAGCGTCGACCTCGACATCGACCGGCGTCATCGCGAACACCGTGCCTATTCTGACCCCAGAATCG from Calliopsis andreniformis isolate RMS-2024a chromosome 2, iyCalAndr_principal, whole genome shotgun sequence encodes:
- the LOC143184424 gene encoding uncharacterized protein LOC143184424 isoform X1, translating into MLSPGQDGQSNTYSHGNVVLQGAPCGQCRDLCPAGYVPHFWRKVCRSCRCPREEHQRTSTEAGGPSGLGLGPGPPMAMAMAFQSGAAGSSHQEPFKSPVQAAPPALALQEALMHHQRHSQSDDDSGCALEEYTWVPPGLRPDQVHLYFSALPEDKIPYAGSAGERERVKQLLQQLPPHDNEARYCSGLSEEEKRELRVFAAQRKREALGRGHASQLERPHGAGCRECSRPIAAGEMAVAASRAGPSALWHPACFICCVCRQLLVDLIYFWRDGRLYCGRHHAETLKPRCCACDEIILADECTEAEGRAWHMRHFACLECDRQLGGQRYVMREGRPYCLRCFDASFAEYCDSCGEPIGVDQGQMSHEGQHWHATEACFCCATCRTSLLGRPFLPRRGAIYCSIACSKGEPPTTPSDSSAGPPPPTSFLRTGRRPPPASEGSSSPPPPPPPPPPPGSRHTLGSPRNSPRMTRKHHQTSASLATTPTQSTLTPEFTAEGFPSSGSRPGGLDRVLLERNLERLLQERSSHPDENRSELGRLMQARDREPLRCVQNCAPSHASSMPELPPPPRPSSGASASASTSTSTGVIANTVPILTPESATSPTSLVVNQTDPPTPTSRRVRFQGDLDVNDHAASTSRIPLSPTTNERNSSSPSPPPTSLSRTNVSRSRSLQPEEVAGSSAWGAAGGSKSRLDGEEDDAESCCSTCSSSSSSDEAAAYALPPRRAYGGVRISYVPNDAVACARKRAPASSSSSNQAQRDSEKCVVS
- the LOC143184424 gene encoding uncharacterized protein LOC143184424 isoform X2, whose product is MLSPGQDGQSNTYSHGNVVLQGAPCGQCRDLCPAGYVPHFWRKVCRSCRCPREEHQRTSTEAGGPSGLGLGPGPPMAMAMAFQSGAAGSSHQEPFKSPVQAAPPALALQEALMHHQRHSQSDDDSGCALEEYTWVPPGLRPDQVHLYFSALPEDKIPYAGSAGERERVKQLLQQLPPHDNEARYCSGLSEEEKRELRVFAAQRKREALGRGHASQLERPHGAGCRECSRPIAAGEMAVAASRAGPSALWHPACFICCVCRQLLVDLIYFWRDGRLYCGRHHAETLKPRCCACDEIILADECTEAEGRAWHMRHFACLECDRQLGGQRYVMREGRPYCLRCFDASFAEYCDSCGEPIGVDQGQMSHEGQHWHATEACFCCATCRTSLLGRPFLPRRGAIYCSIACSKGEPPTTPSDSSAGPPPPTSFLRTGRRPPPASEGSSSPPPPPPPPPPPGSRHTLGSPRNSPRMTRKHHQTSASLATTPTQSTLTPEFTAEGFPSSGSRPGGLDRVLLERNLERLLQERSSHPDENRSELGRLMQARDREPLRCVQNCAPSHASSMPELPPPPRPSSGASASASTSTSTGVIANTVPILTPESATSPTSLVVNQTDPPTPTSRRVRFQGDLDVNDHAASTSRIPLSPTTNERNSSSPSPPPTSLSRTNVSRSRSLQPEEVAGSSAWAGGSKSRLDGEEDDAESCCSTCSSSSSSDEAAAYALPPRRAYGGVRISYVPNDAVACARKRAPASSSSSNQAQRDSEKCVVS
- the LOC143184424 gene encoding uncharacterized protein LOC143184424 isoform X3; amino-acid sequence: MAMAMAFQSGAAGSSHQEPFKSPVQAAPPALALQEALMHHQRHSQSDDDSGCALEEYTWVPPGLRPDQVHLYFSALPEDKIPYAGSAGERERVKQLLQQLPPHDNEARYCSGLSEEEKRELRVFAAQRKREALGRGHASQLERPHGAGCRECSRPIAAGEMAVAASRAGPSALWHPACFICCVCRQLLVDLIYFWRDGRLYCGRHHAETLKPRCCACDEIILADECTEAEGRAWHMRHFACLECDRQLGGQRYVMREGRPYCLRCFDASFAEYCDSCGEPIGVDQGQMSHEGQHWHATEACFCCATCRTSLLGRPFLPRRGAIYCSIACSKGEPPTTPSDSSAGPPPPTSFLRTGRRPPPASEGSSSPPPPPPPPPPPGSRHTLGSPRNSPRMTRKHHQTSASLATTPTQSTLTPEFTAEGFPSSGSRPGGLDRVLLERNLERLLQERSSHPDENRSELGRLMQARDREPLRCVQNCAPSHASSMPELPPPPRPSSGASASASTSTSTGVIANTVPILTPESATSPTSLVVNQTDPPTPTSRRVRFQGDLDVNDHAASTSRIPLSPTTNERNSSSPSPPPTSLSRTNVSRSRSLQPEEVAGSSAWGAAGGSKSRLDGEEDDAESCCSTCSSSSSSDEAAAYALPPRRAYGGVRISYVPNDAVACARKRAPASSSSSNQAQRDSEKCVVS